A genome region from Schistocerca americana isolate TAMUIC-IGC-003095 chromosome 1, iqSchAmer2.1, whole genome shotgun sequence includes the following:
- the LOC124546987 gene encoding BLOC-1-related complex subunit 7 has translation MASASSTSARSLFLDSKMRLAERVGVNVSNIGSVARQIQRGSKSNEVLMHAARNFALQEHSIDNSEANLRKLQLIAAHLGYQQESLMKSAMLVEEVKEQVRAMQR, from the exons ATGGCATCTGCATCGAGCACTAGCGCGAGAAGCTTGTTTCTGGATTCCAAGATGCGTTTAGCGGAGAGAGTCGGTGTGAATGTGAGCAATATTGGTTCGGTGGCTAGACAAATCCAGAGGGGTTCGAAGTCAAATGAG GTATTAATGCACGCGGCAAGAAATTTTGCGCTGCAAGAACATTCGATTGATAATTCTGAGGCG AATCTGCGAAAACTGCAGCTGATAGCAGCACATCTTGGGTACCAGCAAGAGTCATTAATGAAGAGTGCTATGCTGGTGGAAGAGGTCAAAGAACAAGTAAGAGCTATGCAGCGATGA